The genomic window CACCCTGGGCGAGGAAGCTCGCGTTGAGTTTCGCGGCGACCAGGTCCGGTGTGTCGCCGTTGGTCAACGTGATGCTGGCCGAATGGCCCGTGAACGCATCGCCGACGGTCATCGTGTTCGTGCCGGCGCCGGCGGCCGCGAAGGAGAAATTGTTCGCCGTGCTCGACACCGAGGCGTTGGTCGCCGCGCGTGTGATCTGGATGTCGTAGCCGCCCGTGGCCGTCGCGTTGCCGGAGCCGACGTAGCTCAGGTTCGCGCCGGTGACCGCGGCGTTCGTCGAGAACAATGCCTTCACCGCATCCGCGTTCGTGGTGAGCGCGGTGGTCAACGCCGTCGTGTCGACGTTCAGGACACCGGTCTTGTCGACCGTCACGCCGATGAGCGCCACGTTGTTGTACGCGTTACCCACCGGCACGCCCGGCACGTTGCCGAGGATGGCGGTCTTCAACGCGTTGAAGGACGATCGCATGGAGCTGTCGTAGGCGAGTGCGCCGTCCGGCGCCGTCGACGACGTCACGAGCGAGCGAACAGCGTTGTAGGCGCTGGCGACGTTCTGTACCGCGGATATCACCTTGCTGTTGTCGCGCGCCACGAGCACCGGAATCGTCGTTCCTACTTCCGCCTGTTGCAGATTCAGCGTGACGCCGGTGATTGCATCGCTGATGCTGTTCGTGTTTCGCGTCACGAGCACGCCGTTCACCAGAATCCGCGCATCCTTGCCCGCCGTGAGCTGGCGCAGCCGGCCGGTGGTCACGGTCGTCGAGCCGAAGCTCACGTTCGCGCCGTTGACGGGATCGGCGACGCCGCTCTCGTTGTTCGCGGCGATCGAGAACGACAGCTGCGAGTCACCACCGGTCGCATCGGTCAGCTGAATCTTGCCGCCGACGATCGCTGCGGTGGCACTGTGTCCGGCCACCGAGAACGCGGCGCTGATGTCGTTCAGCATGTCGGCGACCGTCTTCGTGTTGTCGACCGTTTCGGTGAGCGATACCGCGCTGCCGTCACCCTTCGTTCCAGAGATCGTGAACGTGTCGCCGAGCTGCGCGCCGTTGCCGCCGGCGATCTTGAGGCCCAGCAGCGTGGTCAGGCTTCCGGCGGTCGAGCCGCCCGAATCCTGCAGCACGTTCGTCGTCGTCACTTGCTGGTTGACGGCTCCCGTCGTCCCTCGGCTCAATCCGAGCAGATCCAGGATCGGTTGCGAGCCGGCGTTTGCAGACGCGGTGACGGTGCCGGAAATCTTGAGACTGTATGTCGTGACACCGCCCGACGTGTTCGACTGCACCGACGCGCTATTCGGCGATTTCGCATTGATCGCCGCGGCGATGTCGGTGAGGCTGTTGTTCTGAACGTCGATCGTCACCGCCTGGCCGTTCACGAGAATCGTCGACGCGGCGGGGTAGCTCGTCACGCCGCTGATCAGCGTCGAGATGGTTTGGGAGCTGCTCGAGAACGCGGCGCTGTTCACGGTGCCGTCGCTGCCGACGTTGGCCGTCTTGCCGTCGAAGAATCCGAGGCCCGCGAGAACGCTTGGGTCGGTGTTCGCGGCGCGCACGTCGCGCAAATCCAGGCCGGCCGATCCGCCGATGTCGCTGGTCAACACGAGACGCGCGGTTGCGCCCCCGGAGAACAACACCGAGGCCGAGACGTGCGTGGGTGTCGCGCCGGTATTGAGCGCGTTGATCTTGTCGCGCACGCTGTTCAAGGAATCGGACGCGGCGATCGTGATCACTTTGCCGCCGACCGCCATCTGTCCGCTCACGTTCAGCGCGGCGGTGGCGTCGCTGACGAGGTTGCCGCTCAGCTGCTGCGCGGCCGCCGTGTCGAGCACTTGCACGCCGTACGTGCCGGGAGTCGCCGTGGAGCCGGCGGTCGCCGTCAACACCGTGCGGCCCGTCGAGCCGCTGGCCGGCGCGTTCACTGTAAAGCCGCTGAACGCCGTGCCGTCCATCAACGTCTTGAGCGTCGACTGCAGCGTCGAAACGGCCGTGCCGTACGTGGTCCACGCGGTTTCCTGATTCGTCTCCGCGGTGATCTTGTCGGTGATCGGCGTGATCTGCGACGTCGTATCAGCCTGCATGAGCTGATCGATCATGTCCTGCCATTGAATGCCGCTGGCAAGACCCTGCACGGTTCCGATCGGAGCAGACGCCATTGTCGAGTCTCAGTTAATACAATAACTGTAAATAAACAAACTATAAATGCCGAATCCCGAGTCTACGTGCGAACCGCCGACGAGAGCAACCATCTCAAGTATCGGCAGTACGCCGAAATTCCCGGAGGCCAGAAGGCCTCCGGGAATCGCGTTCGGAGAGAGCGGTATCAGCCGCGGAGCAGCTGGAGGACACCCTGACCGAGCTGGTTCGCCTGAGCAAGCATCGCCGTACCGGCCTGCGCCAGGATCTGGTTCTTGGAGAAGGTCGTCATCTCGTCCGCCATGTCGACGTCACGGATGACCGACTCAGCCGCCGAGAAGTTCGAGATCTTCGTCTTGAGGCTGTCCTGCGCGTAGCTGATGCGGTTCTGGTTCGCACCGATCGAGCCGAGCGCCTGGCTCACCGTGGTGATCGCGGAGTCGATCTTCGACATCGCGTCCACCGCGCCCGCGGACGTCGAGAGATCCGAGTCCGTGATGCCGAGGGCCGACGTGGTGAGGTTGATCGCCGACAGCTTCACGGCGTCGTTCGACTTGTACTGGCCTGACGAGTCAACGAGGAAGCTCGCCTGGTGGACACCGTTGTTGCCGGTGACGGAGTTCGAGGTGACCGAGCTGAAGCCCGTGCCACGGTCAGCGATCTCGATCAGCGCCGAGCCGGCGTTCATCGTCGCCTTCAAGTGCGCGTACGTGTCGGTGCCCGAGTTCTGGTTGTCCGTGGACACGACCACGCCGTCGACGTTCAGGCTCGAGAGCTTGGACACGCCGTCCGTCCACGCGCCGAGCTTGACCGCCGAACCCTGCAGCACGCCGCCCTTATCGAGCTCGATCGTCGCGCCGGTGACCGTCACCGTCTTTCCGTCGAACGCGGTAACCGCGGCCGCGTTGGAACCGACCGCCGAGTGCTTCACGGTCGTATACGCCGCGCCCTGCGTGCCGAGACCAGCCGCCGCACCCGCCGCCGTGATGTTGATCGCAACGTCAGCAGCACCGAGGGCCGCATCGCTCACGACACCAGTCGCCAACGAGGTGGTCTGGTACAGATCGTTCGCCGCATACACGTCGAGGTTGTTGCCGACGACGCGGATCACGTAGCTCGCATCGGTGCCCGAAGCCGCCGGAGCCGTGATGCCAGCCGTCATGTTACCAGCCGCGACGGTCGTCGCGACCGAAGCGTCGGTGACCTTGAGGCTGTAGTTCGTGGCCGAGGTCAACGCGGTCGGGACATCCGCCGCAACCGTCACGCCCTTGGCGGTCAGGTTCGTGGCATCCGCCTTCGCGCTGTGGATCGTCGCGCCCGCCGTGATGGCGAAGCTCTTGCCGGCCAGGTCGGCCGAGATGCTCGACAGATCGGTCGCGCTGTTCGCGTTCACGCCGACGGAGATCGCGCCGGTGCCGCTGCCGAACGTCAACGTGG from Gemmatimonadaceae bacterium includes these protein-coding regions:
- the fliD gene encoding flagellar filament capping protein FliD — translated: MASAPIGTVQGLASGIQWQDMIDQLMQADTTSQITPITDKITAETNQETAWTTYGTAVSTLQSTLKTLMDGTAFSGFTVNAPASGSTGRTVLTATAGSTATPGTYGVQVLDTAAAQQLSGNLVSDATAALNVSGQMAVGGKVITIAASDSLNSVRDKINALNTGATPTHVSASVLFSGGATARLVLTSDIGGSAGLDLRDVRAANTDPSVLAGLGFFDGKTANVGSDGTVNSAAFSSSSQTISTLISGVTSYPAASTILVNGQAVTIDVQNNSLTDIAAAINAKSPNSASVQSNTSGGVTTYSLKISGTVTASANAGSQPILDLLGLSRGTTGAVNQQVTTTNVLQDSGGSTAGSLTTLLGLKIAGGNGAQLGDTFTISGTKGDGSAVSLTETVDNTKTVADMLNDISAAFSVAGHSATAAIVGGKIQLTDATGGDSQLSFSIAANNESGVADPVNGANVSFGSTTVTTGRLRQLTAGKDARILVNGVLVTRNTNSISDAITGVTLNLQQAEVGTTIPVLVARDNSKVISAVQNVASAYNAVRSLVTSSTAPDGALAYDSSMRSSFNALKTAILGNVPGVPVGNAYNNVALIGVTVDKTGVLNVDTTALTTALTTNADAVKALFSTNAAVTGANLSYVGSGNATATGGYDIQITRAATNASVSSTANNFSFAAAGAGTNTMTVGDAFTGHSASITLTNGDTPDLVAAKLNASFLAQGVRATASSSAGTLKITGQDFGASATLSVSYASTDATDIAGQLGIATGTVNNGLDVQGTYSSGGTTYAATGSGQALIGAVGTPVEGLIMNYAGLVDVASGHVDFATGLAGLMSNLANSATAADGTVATQNTFLASSIATLQQRQTDTQSRLDAKRASLTAQFTAMESAISKLQSQGTYLTQQFSQLSSLNSSGG
- a CDS encoding flagellin, which encodes MRINTNVSALTAANNLNRVQNAVSESMAKLSSGFRINKAADDAAGLGIANKLRADGRALSQASRNADQTNSLLQVAEGSTSTIQSILERMKELATQAGSDTVDANGRAQIQSEFSSLRSEIDRTVSTTKFEGNGLLDGTFGVDANAISTSDITLDPASTASAGTYTFTVSNGVVSLDKGSTNIGKVTVSALAASAYNASTGKTTLTFGSGTGAISVGVNANSATDLSSISADLAGKSFAITAGATIHSAKADATNLTAKGVTVAADVPTALTSATNYSLKVTDASVATTVAAGNMTAGITAPAASGTDASYVIRVVGNNLDVYAANDLYQTTSLATGVVSDAALGAADVAINITAAGAAAGLGTQGAAYTTVKHSAVGSNAAAVTAFDGKTVTVTGATIELDKGGVLQGSAVKLGAWTDGVSKLSSLNVDGVVVSTDNQNSGTDTYAHLKATMNAGSALIEIADRGTGFSSVTSNSVTGNNGVHQASFLVDSSGQYKSNDAVKLSAINLTTSALGITDSDLSTSAGAVDAMSKIDSAITTVSQALGSIGANQNRISYAQDSLKTKISNFSAAESVIRDVDMADEMTTFSKNQILAQAGTAMLAQANQLGQGVLQLLRG